Proteins from a genomic interval of Acetobacterium woodii DSM 1030:
- a CDS encoding DMT family transporter, with the protein MSIGIFAAIAAALAAGLIPVLTKALMLDGLSATTILFYRYVVVFVVLGITFIVKKENIKLSIRQVFGLCIFSVFGYGGATFLLAQAFNFMPMGLATMLYFSYPFFVVLIMRVVFKEKPNRTKIIALGIAILGIIFLINFDFQLVNFGSILAMGSGLAYGIYLVSLQKSVLQKLKDPVIIFYLGGISAVIFGLQGCLVSGNPEFLRLPVKGVFFTVALGLITIFVLKMVTYAIKKIGSTQTSLIIAFEAVVTLVLGIVLYGEPWNGNTVFGALLMLVSVILVSRTSDIDIILE; encoded by the coding sequence ATGTCAATTGGAATCTTTGCTGCTATTGCAGCTGCTTTGGCAGCAGGTCTTATTCCAGTGTTAACGAAGGCGTTAATGCTGGATGGTCTAAGTGCTACCACAATTTTATTTTATCGGTATGTGGTTGTATTCGTTGTTCTGGGAATAACATTTATTGTTAAAAAGGAGAATATCAAATTATCAATAAGACAAGTATTTGGACTGTGTATTTTTTCTGTATTTGGTTATGGTGGTGCGACTTTTTTATTAGCTCAGGCATTTAATTTTATGCCTATGGGGTTGGCAACCATGCTTTACTTTTCCTATCCTTTTTTTGTTGTTCTGATCATGCGTGTGGTTTTTAAAGAAAAACCTAATCGGACGAAAATCATTGCTTTGGGAATTGCCATATTGGGAATTATATTTCTTATCAACTTTGATTTTCAGCTAGTGAATTTTGGAAGCATTTTGGCGATGGGATCGGGATTGGCATATGGTATCTATTTGGTCAGTCTTCAAAAAAGCGTGTTGCAAAAACTAAAAGATCCAGTGATTATTTTTTATCTGGGAGGGATCAGTGCTGTCATATTTGGTCTCCAAGGGTGTTTAGTATCAGGCAATCCGGAATTTTTGAGACTACCTGTTAAAGGCGTATTTTTTACAGTAGCACTGGGATTGATTACAATTTTTGTATTAAAGATGGTGACTTATGCCATAAAAAAAATTGGATCAACACAAACCTCATTAATTATCGCATTTGAGGCAGTAGTAACCCTTGTATTGGGAATTGTTCTGTATGGTGAACCATGGAATGGAAACACAGTTTTTGGAGCGTTACTTATGCTGGTTTCGGTGATTCTTGTCAGTCGGACATCGGATATTGACATTATTTTAGAGTAG
- a CDS encoding corrinoid protein produces the protein MLNIVDLGQFIIDGNELGIIENVNLLIAAQADPIVIINDGLLSGMNVVGEKFKNGEMFVPEVLMAARAMNAGMDIVKPLIADKDMPTLGTIVIGTVKGDLHDIGKNLVVMMLESAGFKVVDLGVDTKVEQFIAAVKENNADIVGMSAMLTTTMTYMQEIINACENEGLNVQYLVGGAPLSPVYSKKIGAVYAADASGAVDTAKELAAS, from the coding sequence ATGTTAAATATAGTGGATTTAGGACAATTCATAATCGATGGAAACGAATTAGGGATTATTGAAAATGTTAATCTTTTAATTGCAGCACAGGCAGACCCTATTGTAATCATCAACGATGGTTTGCTAAGTGGAATGAACGTTGTTGGTGAAAAATTCAAAAATGGCGAAATGTTTGTGCCGGAAGTATTGATGGCAGCTCGGGCGATGAATGCGGGAATGGACATTGTTAAACCGTTGATAGCTGATAAAGACATGCCGACTCTGGGAACCATTGTTATTGGAACCGTTAAAGGGGATCTGCATGACATCGGTAAAAATCTGGTTGTGATGATGCTCGAAAGCGCAGGTTTTAAAGTTGTGGATCTTGGTGTCGATACAAAGGTGGAACAATTTATAGCAGCAGTAAAAGAAAATAACGCCGATATTGTGGGGATGTCAGCGATGCTTACCACTACCATGACCTACATGCAGGAAATCATCAATGCTTGTGAAAACGAAGGGTTGAATGTTCAATATCTTGTTGGTGGGGCCCCATTATCCCCGGTCTATAGCAAAAAAATAGGTGCAGTCTATGCAGCGGATGCTTCCGGAGCTGTGGATACCGCAAAAGAGTTAGCAGCAAGCTAA